The genomic segment CGCCCATTCCGAACCCCGCGCCGCCCGCCCCGCCGGCACCCATTCCGAAGCCTCCCGCACCCGCGCCTCCGGCGCCGACGCCACCCGGTGCTCCCGGCGCCACGCCGGCGCCGCCCGCCCCGCCTGCACCCGCTTGCGCGTGGCCCTCTTTGGTGGCCGACAAACCCAACGATAGGGCCGCGGCAACCACGGCCAGCCACTTGTACCTTTTCATGCATCGCATATTCTGATCTCCCCGGTTTTCAAGCGCTCGGACGTCTGGATCGATACTTCACGCGGCTGAGGATCGGAAACTCGGAGGATGGCCTTCCTAGGCCGTCTCTTGCTTTTTTCCGCTCTGAACGGCCTCGGAAGGCCATCCTCCAAATGCGTCAACCACGCGCAACGCTTATGTCACGCAAACAACATGCCGCTGGTCGAGCGGTAAGGTCTCAATATGCCGCCCTCACCATCGCCGCGCCGCAACATCGAACTCAAGGCCCGCCTGAATTCGCTGGACCGCGCCCGAGCGCATTGTGCCGAGCTTGCGGGACCGCCGCTCTGCGAACGGCAAACCGACACCTACTTTGTTTGCTCTCAGGGACGGCTCAAGCTGCGCCAGCGCGACCCCGAGCCGGCCCAGCTTGTGGCCTACGCGCGGCCCGACGCCACGACGCCCCGCGCCAGCGATTACTGGCTCGTCGGCGTCGCCGATCCCGCCACGCTCAAGGCCGCTCTCACCGCCGCACTGGGCGTGCTCGTCGTCGTGGAGAAAGAGCGCGAAGTATTTCTTTATCGCAATGTTCGCATCCACCTCGACCGCGTCATCGGGCTGGGAGAGTTCGTCGAGTTCGAGGCCGTCATGTCGCCGGGCGACGACGAAGCGGAAGCCGTTGGCCTGGTGACGGAATTGGCACGCCGCCTGGGTGTGGCGCCGCAAGACCGCGTCGACGGTTCTTACAGCGATCTGTTGCTTGTGAAACCGCCCGCCGGGCGATAAACTGCCTCGATGGCAGGTGCTTGCTTCATCGGCTGAAAGGAAGATTTGGATGAGTGACGCGGCCCAGCTCCGCATAGACGACAAAGAGATCGACTTGCCGGTGGTCGTCGGCACGGAGAACGAAAAGGCCATCGACGTCTCGCAGTTGCGAGCGCAGACCGGGTTGATCACGCTCGACGAAGGTTATGTGAACACCGGCGCCACCACCAGCGCCATCACCTATCTCGACGGCGAGCAGGGCGTGCTCCGCTACCGGGGCTACCCGATTGAAGTCCTCGCGCAGCATTGCGACTTCATCGAAACGAGCTATTTGCTGATCTACGGCGAGCTGCCGACCCAGCAGCAGCTCGAAGCCTTCCGCAATTCGCTGCGGCGGCACACCATGCTGCACGAAGACATGAAGGCCTTTTACAACGGCTTTCCGCGCGACGCTCACCCGATGGCCATTCTCAGTTCGGTGGTCGGGGCGCTGTCGACTTTCTATCAGGACTCGCTCGATCCGCACAGTGAGGAGCAGGTGCAGGTCTCGATCTTTCGGCTGATCGCCAAGCTGCCGACCATCGCCGCCTTCAGCTACAAGAAATCGATCGGCCAGCCGTTCATCTACCCGCGCAACGACCTGAGCTATTGCCAGAACTTTCTGCAGATGATGTTCGCGGTGCCGAGCGAGCCTTATGAGCTCGACCCCGATTTCGTCGATGCGCTCAACCTGCTGCTGATCGTCCACGCCGACCACGAACAGAACTGCAGCACCTCGACGGTGCGGATGGTCGGATCGAGCAACGCCAACCTGTTCGCCTCGGTCTCGGCGGGCATCTGCGCCCTGTGGGGCCCGCTGCACGGCGGCGCGAACCAGGCCTGCGTCGAGATGCTCGAAAAAATCCGCGGCGACGGCGGCAACGTCAAAAAGTACATCGATCTGGCCAAAGCCAAGAACAGCCATTTCCGCCTGATGGGTTTCGGCCACCGGGTTTACAAGAACTACGATCCGCGTGCGTCGATCATCAAGACCACCTGCGACCTGCTGGTGAAGAAGCTCAAGATCAAGGACCCGATTTTCGACATCGCCCAGGAGCTTGAAGCCGCGGCCCTTTCCGATCCCTATTTCATCGAGCGCAAGCTGTACCCGAACGTCGATTTCTATTCGGGCATCATTTACCGGGCGATGGGCATTCCGGTGCAGATGTTTACGGTGTTGTTCGCCATCGGCCGGTTGCCGGGCTGGATTGCCCATTGGGCCGAGATGCATCATTCGCCGACCAAGAAGATCGCCCGGCCGCGGCAGATTTACACCGGCGCGAAAGTGCGCGAGTTCGTGGCCCGCGACAAGCGGTAAACGCGAAGCGGCACGCGAAATCATGGCTTGCGGGCCATTCGGACTGATTTGGAAGCGAGGAGAACCATCATGAATTGGGAAGAGCGGATCGAGATTAATCCGCGCGTGCTCGTCGGCAAGCCGGTAATCAAGGGTACGCGGCTCGCCGTTGAATTCATCGTCGAATTGCTTGCCAACGGCTGGTCGCAGC from the Pirellulales bacterium genome contains:
- a CDS encoding class IV adenylate cyclase, with protein sequence MPPSPSPRRNIELKARLNSLDRARAHCAELAGPPLCERQTDTYFVCSQGRLKLRQRDPEPAQLVAYARPDATTPRASDYWLVGVADPATLKAALTAALGVLVVVEKEREVFLYRNVRIHLDRVIGLGEFVEFEAVMSPGDDEAEAVGLVTELARRLGVAPQDRVDGSYSDLLLVKPPAGR
- a CDS encoding citrate synthase — its product is MSDAAQLRIDDKEIDLPVVVGTENEKAIDVSQLRAQTGLITLDEGYVNTGATTSAITYLDGEQGVLRYRGYPIEVLAQHCDFIETSYLLIYGELPTQQQLEAFRNSLRRHTMLHEDMKAFYNGFPRDAHPMAILSSVVGALSTFYQDSLDPHSEEQVQVSIFRLIAKLPTIAAFSYKKSIGQPFIYPRNDLSYCQNFLQMMFAVPSEPYELDPDFVDALNLLLIVHADHEQNCSTSTVRMVGSSNANLFASVSAGICALWGPLHGGANQACVEMLEKIRGDGGNVKKYIDLAKAKNSHFRLMGFGHRVYKNYDPRASIIKTTCDLLVKKLKIKDPIFDIAQELEAAALSDPYFIERKLYPNVDFYSGIIYRAMGIPVQMFTVLFAIGRLPGWIAHWAEMHHSPTKKIARPRQIYTGAKVREFVARDKR
- a CDS encoding DUF433 domain-containing protein; translation: MNWEERIEINPRVLVGKPVIKGTRLAVEFIVELLANGWSQQQIIDNYPGITSDDIQACLHYAADTLKSERVYLMSAP